The genomic DNA TCATTCTGACAGACTGCAGAAATGAGTTTTGGGGATGACACTGCAAAGTGCATCAGTGGATTTGTTCATCATTGTATAAACTgagatgttttggttttaattgtaGTCCTCTTTATTGTCAGTACTGAGTAATAAACAATAGATTTCCATCTGAAATAGTTGGATTTTCTCCTGGCATGGAAGAATCTTCAGATCATCAAGGGAAACATCCTTTGAAAATGCCTTTCAGACACTACTTCCAAAATGAGGCTGTGTAAAACTTTCCCAGTTGTAATACCAGGTATGTGATTCAGGAGCTTCCACGtctctttaaaagcaaaaaaaaaaaaaaaacaaaacaaaaacccaaaaaaaccaaaaccaaacaaaaatgcGTAAGTGTAATGTGCAGACATTGACCTGTCTGTACTGAAGTTGCACAGTTTTAACTTAAGTGTTTCTGGAACCTCTGCTGTGACAGCTTTGTTTTACTCAATGTAATCGCAGGCAAGTCTGCTGGCAGGTGCTGGTGTTTTGCTAAAGAGACTTTGTAAATACCAACCGCTGTGAAAGGAATGGTCATCCCGAGGTGCCATTTTGTCTCACCTGAGAAATGCAATGTATCTTTTgaagaaagcatttcttctgCTATAGAATCATAAAgtcatagaatggcctgggttggaagggatcttaaagatcacctagttccaaccaCCCTGTCACTggcagggtcaccttccaccagaccagtttgctcagagcccaatccagcctggcctggaacacttccagggacagttTACTTTTGTGAAGATGGATGGAAAAGCCAAGCTGGGGTCCTGGGCGTTTACTGTCTGTGGGTTGTGGGCAATCTGGGTGCCTGTCTGTCCACATTCCCTGCAGGGTGAATTAACTCTGCTGCTACCATGGTTATTTTTTTAGGGTCTTCCACAGACaactggaggaaaaaactcTGGtcttgaaggaaaaatggaTGTCTTTGAGATTGTCTGAAAATCTGTCTTGTGGTTGCTGGGGTGAAGGATGGTGGTGTGGGGATCGGCTTCTTCTCCCAGGCAcccagtgataggacaagaggatgAAACTGTGCCAGAGGAGTTTAGGTTGGGCattaggaataatttcttcacagaaaagataattagacattggaatgggccATCCAGGTgggtggtggagtcaccgtccctggaggtgtttaaggaaaggctggaggTGGCATTCAGTGCAATGGTACAGTTGACACAGTGGTGTTAGGATAGAGGTTGGATACGATGACctcagaggccttttccaaccttaataattcAGTGATTTGTAAATTTGTGGCTTTATGACTATGTTATTATTTCATACCACAACCTATGGCTAGCCCCGCAGTGGTGAGAGGCACAGGAACCTCTGTGAGGTTCCCGTGTTAAAATGGTCAGGCGAGGCCCGGCCCTGGCCGCGCCCCGGGCGGTGCCGCGGGCGGTGCCGTGGCCGCGGTTTCCCAGCGCCCCGCGCggcgccgcccggcccggcccggcccggcgcgaCCTGGGCGGGAGCGCGGAGCTGCTTCCGGGCCTGCCGCTCCCCGAGATGCCGCTGCTGGTTAATGGAGCGCGGGTCGACCTGGCCCGGCCCACAGGGGACATGATCCGCGCCCACCCGTACCTCGAGGTGAGGGAAGCGGGAAGGGGACTGGCGGGGCCCGCCTTGCTGCGGGTGCCTGGGGGAGAAGCCGCGGTCGCGGCCGGGGCGGGtggcggagcggggcggccTCGGCCTGAAGCGGGcaggggcggccccggccccgcgcgtTCCCCGTGCTCTGACAACGGAGAACCACGGGGtgatagaaaataaagaagtcGGTGTCCGCGGAGAGGCTTAGCGGTGACGGTGCGGCCGGACGTGGCGGGGGCTGCGTGGGCCCCTTCTGCGTGAAATAACAAAAACTGGTGATAAAAGTCAAAGGTGGGCACTCTGAGAAGGGTGCCGATCTTGCTTCCAGGGTATAAATGTTATAATTTCAACGCCGGAGTGCGAGCCAGGAAtgtgagcagagctgcctggggaggtgttTCCCATCAAAAGATGTTTCTTTACAGACCCTGAGATTATGCAGAAAATGAGGGCAAATTTTATAAAGCcgtgaaatattttttgagcCCAGAATGGAAATTCACTTTGTCCCCAGCAGGTCTGTGATGAAGCACTGCAGTAGTCATAGCCCAGGAATCCGGGTTTTTCACGCACCAATCAAGCTAATAATCGACAATATTTTGATAAGtgctaaataaatattctgGATTATGGCAGTAGAAGACTGAAACTTCTATATTACAAAAGCTTCCTGTTCTGATTAAACTTCCAAGATCACTTCTGGTATTATCTACTGTAATCTTTGCCCAGTCCAAATGCCTTTTATTGTGCCTCCATTTTATGGTCCATATAACAGGGAAGGGTGTTTTGTGTGTCTCTGGAATGATGGGATTTAACTATTAACTTGATCAGtgtcaggaaagcaaaaaactttcaaaattcagaatacTCTGTAATACAAAATACGCGTGTTTCTCTCTGACCTGAGtccctttgcttttcagaggtGATGTTTCTGTGAAGTAATGGATACACCTGAGAATTCAGCCACTGTAGTATCTGTTATCATTTATCTTTAGGAAAAGGCAAAACTTCTGAGAAGTCAGCCTGCTCAGATTGTGGAACCCAAAGGCCTTCTCTATGTCCAGCAGAGAGAGTTTGCAGTGACTACTCCTAAAGATGGTGTGTAAGAACATAAACATTTCTTCTTGTACTGAAGCAGTGATTGTGAGAGCTGAGTTCTTACagtgttttcctcctttaaaatAGGTTCTGTTTCCATTCTTGGATCAGATGATGCCACTACCTGCCACATAGTTGTGCTCCGACACACAGGTATCTATCTCTAAAGGATGTTCAGAGCAAAGTCTGTACCCCTGAAGTAAGGAATTAGTACTGGTTTATGTggcattaataaaataaactgcagtTACATTAATATAAACCTGAATCCCCAAAAGTCACATAATGTGTTAGCTAAGGACTCATTCAGAGAGTTGGTGTGTTTAGCATGAGAGGTTCAGTGTTCTCATTGCTCAGTGAGCAGATTTTAACTTGCTCTGCACCTTTGGCCAGTGGCAGTGGCATtgcagccctgggcagtgtACAGCAGTCTGGCAATGCATGGTTTGGACATTGCAGAGATGGAATTTGTGGAAAGATCCTCACTATGTGCCTGGATTTCTGCCATTAGAGACATTGCCTGGTCCCGTTAAGAAGGTGCTTGTACCCCTCACACGAGGTGTGATTTTATAATGGCCCATGCAGAGGGTGTTGGCCTCAACCCGGTCATGTCccctgctggaggctgctgtgctcaggtgaAGCAAGGCAGTGGGGAGACAGCTGTCCCCTGCGGCAGTGGGGATTCCCACTGTTGGTGCCACAGTCACTGAGTCCTGTTCTGTGCCTTCCCCAGGCAGCGGAGCCACGTGCCTGACACACTGCGACGGCTCAGACACGGAGGCCGAGGTGTCGCTCATCATGAGCTCAGTAAAGTCCTTCTCTAACTCCACAGGCTGTGGCAGGTCAGCTCTGGTCCTTTCTTGTGTTCTGCTTCTCTcaaaggctgctgcagctcataCAGTGGGGAATTGTGAGGTGATTTGGGTTCAGACAAGGGAATTGTGCAGAAAATACCTCTTGATAAGCAGCTGCATgtaaagtgaaaattatttccGTGACGattttgggggtatttttaGCAGTCATTTAAAGCATGGTTCTGTTCTGAAGAGTGTCTCTGTAAAATGCCACCAtgaggtttgtgtttgctgtttccCATTTAACTTTTGTTCTAGATTTGCGAAATTTTCCATATAACTGTTATTTggtttatattatatttttcccttcaggGTGTTGagttttcaaattcttttcagCATCTGACAATCCATCAGGAATTTTCTAAGtccacataaaaaaaaaaaaggggtgtGGAGCACAGGACAGTGGGTAAAAAGCTCTGAAACAGAATTTAGCAGGCAAGCTTCATGCTGGATGTGGAGGTTTTTGCCCCTGTAGTTTGGTAAGAACAAAAGCTAGCTCATGAACTTAATGATTTGTAAGGACTTCTCTTTACATAGACACTGCTTGTAGAAGAACCCTGCTGCATGGTCCAGAATAACTGTGAGGAGGTCATGGGAACAAAAATCTTCACATTTAATTAACCCTTTGTTGGGAACTGAAACGTGATTACAAAGTTCAGTCCAAACCAGAGGTGCTGACCGTCCGAGATACCCCTGGGATAGAATTGCATGTATTTAATGCCTCTTCAAGCTTTTTCCTGTGCCATTTCCTGGGTGATCGCTGAAGTTTTCAGAATGGAATTACCATAACTTGCTGTGTAATGCAAACCAGCTTGGTGCATGTGATTGTAATAAGTGAGGCTTCTCTAATGATTGCTTTGCAGTTTGGGCTGGGGATTATTTTGTAAAGCTATTCATTTTGAGATGtctttttaattgctgtttccTGTTATTCCATCTCTGTTAGGCTGGAAGTGCACCTAGTTGGAGGTTTCAATGATGATAGGCAGTTATCACAAAAACTTACTAATCAGCTTCTTAGTAAGTTCATGTTTTTTCCACTCTcatgtccaaaaaaaaaaaaaagttctggcTGGATTTGGGTAGAGTTTGTTTGTAATCCGAGTCCCCAGACATTTACTGGAAAGAAATGTGGATTCACTTTGAAGGGTCTTTTTCTCTGCCTGAGAACGTGGTGTGGAGCAGGGTTGGACTGCTGGGGCTTGTGCCTGGGCCACAGGGTCTGATCCTGTCACTTCTCCCTGGCTCATACTTGGGTGTGGAGAGTTGGGTGCAGTTCAGCTGGGCTTTGATTCCTGGCTTGATTCCTGCTGATCTGCTGTGGGATTTTGGGCAAGTGTTGTCACTCTCCAAATGTATGCATGTGGATGACTTCATTAGTTACCATTCAGTTAATTCCTTAATGTGATGAGGtaaaatttaattattgtttGGAATTGTCTAATGAAAAATGTCAGGTCTGTTTATAAAATCCATAGTCCAGAGGAGTGATGGCAGTGCTTTACCAACAATTGGAAATGTAAAGTACCTGCTTACCTGGAAGTGCTCTGGCTTGTGCTGAGCACTTTCTGAGTGTGGAGAGGCCTCTGCCCCACTGGaatggggagggggcagggatggggcaggtgTCAGGAAGGAGGTGTTTAAGGGGgtaaacaaaggaaaaccacggccctgggctgcagccttgTGGCTATGATGCTTGATGTGTGTTATGTGTCATGTGAGAGTTCTGtccagaataaaatattttggttaaCTTACTTTAACCTTCTGATCTTCACGCATCAAGGTACAATTTGAATCAATGATGCTGTATTGTTATCAGAACTTCATAAAAAAGAGGGGGTTTTTTCTGGATATTTGGAATGGTGAAAGGCAGAACTAATTTACAGTTAATGAAAGACTGGGTTTGTTCACTATATATGTatcattttaggaaaaaatgtttaaatataagCTCCTAAGTGTATATAGACTAAAGCAGAGCTGATGTGATGCCAGAGCTAAACCAGTGTCAATAGAAGGAGTAAGTGGCAGAGCACTTTTTTAGCAGATTTTTGCTGTTACAAATGGCCCCTCTCTGTAAATTCCTGTTAGTCTGAAGCAAATGTGCAGAACCTTGTTTGCTGTATTGCCCTACCTGGGGCAGGGGGTTAGGTGTGTTCCCCTGGCCCCagacagcactgccctgccacCACTCACACAGTTTTGCTGTCCTTGTCCCTGCAGGAGCATTCGATCTCCAGCCAGAGGATGTTCATTTAGTGACTTTCTGCGTAAcaggtaagaaagaaaatgatccCTTGGGTTTGGAAGTACCTTTCCTGAAATCAAAGGGTAGGGGGCTTTTCACACATGGCTTTTTCTCTGTCCTGTAAGAAAGAACAGCACAAGTCCTCCATACCAATGTgtcattttcagttttgctgctggTGTGCATATGGTGATGTCAGAGAGCCAATGCAGGGGGGATTCTCTCCTTACCAAGTGCTGCTGCATTGCAACCAACTCGTGATCATGACCAGGTTATTCATGACCAGGTTATTTTGGCCCATTTATCCCAAGCAACAGGCTCTGTACCTGTGGATATCTTACAACTGAGTAGCGCACTTACGGACCTTTATTCTCCTGGGCTGCTGGACCTGCCTCCCTGCAGGGTCCAGTGAATTCATAAACTTCAGTTAGTTCATGGTGTGTAGTGTCATGCAGAGGggtaatttccttttcattgtaTCATGTTGTGGTCAAATTTCCATCCTCTTTCCATGTCAGAGGTGTCAGTGACTCACATCTTTGAAACTTGGCATCACGGTCATTTtgcattgtggttttttttccctggaaattgTCCATGCAGAAGTAGGGGCAGttggctggagctggctgtTCTGCTAGGAGACAGTTCCAGGTCCCGTGAGTGTTGTTATTGACTTCTACCttcttttccatatttctttcaggcttccttgtttttttctgtctgttgctCTCCAATAACAtacaattaaataaatgctgCCCAGATTAAAATCCAAAGCCCTACGagtttgacttctttttttccttacagaacTAAATGACAGAGAAGAACAGGATATTCACTTTCCAATCATTTATGGAATAGGTGAGTTAGTTAAACtagaattgaatttttttttttggtaactgGATTGCTTTTCAGATTCCAATAGTAAGTGGGCTGCTTTTAATGACTGAGTAAAGTCCTCCCTAAAAGTTACATGCTGCTGTCAGAGgcatacataaaaatactttccttcaGGTGCCACAGCTGGGGAGATGCACATATGGAAGGGGCCATGtacaaatgcaaacatttttttttcctttaactgcACTTAAGATTTATCAACATCAAGCTACTACACTAAATTTATGCTTAGAATTTAACCTTCTTCTCTTCAATTACGCAGTGTTTTTTCTGATTAGTTTACTCATCTCTGGAATATTGAAATGCTGCCAAAGGACTTGAAGTAGAAATGTGCTGTCGCAGGCTCGGGATCTGAGAAATAGAAGTGTGTGATGTGTTCTGCAGTTCTGCAACACAATTGTGTTGAGGATGTGGTCACTGTAAGGAAGTGCCTTGAAACAATTAATTCTTACTGTATTTAATCTCTATTTCCTCCCAGCTGTGAATGTTAAAACAGCAGAGATTTTCCCTGCCACATTCCCAGAAAAAGGGCCAGATGAGGATCTGCGTTCAGCCCATGTTTTAACAGGAGCACCAGTGAGTAAAAGTAATGGGGAAAACGGGAAGGGGAGACCAGCTGGGGCAATGAAACATCCAgagtttgaggaaaaaaaccctttggtAGGTCTCTGTCCTTGGGTTCTGGGTTTGTTGTTACCGTTTCATGTTGTGTTTGTCAGAGTAGCTGGGTAATGTAAGCGCAGTTGGAGGGAGGCGGGGCTGACGTGGCCTAGCGTGTCTGGGACAGGCCAGACTGAGAGGAGCTCTCCTGGTCTGGACGAGCCCTGGCTGCCTCTCTGTGTTGTTACAGCTGACCAACATCTATGATGCAAAGACGGAACAGCTCCGGATTGGGCCTTATTTCTGGGGGCCTTTCCCACATGTGGATTTCtggttggaacaagatgatgCACAGATTTTACAGGTACCTGAAactaactctttttttttttttgccttctagCTGAGTAGGGAGAGGGGTGTTGTAGTCTGTCAAAACTTTTTCCAGTgcactgctgtccctgggagggtggggaatAACCTTCAGGAAGGGCAGGATAACTGAGAACATTGTATTCTGAATGTCAAGATGCCCTTGCTCCCATCTTCTTTTTCAGAACCTTTCCACATCGCCCCTGGCTGAGCCACCCCACTTTGTTTCCCACATTAGATCTACATTAACATTTCTAAAAGAACATCCATTTCCATCTCGGTCCCTGTTCCCTGACAGGAAACCTCGCATctacaaaaaaaatgaagaagggTTGTGGGAACAGGTTTGTTCTGACAAAATCTAACCTGGAACCAACCCCCACAAGTGCTTTAGGGAAATACAATCTCACAAGAAGAGCAATTTGTTGCAAATATCATATTGCTGGTCACAAATACCATTGTTCctgtgcttttcaaaataaaatattttgatagaaGTAACTTGCTTTTTCTGCATTACTTATGTAGAAGTCAGGGCTTCTTTGAAGTAAGAATTTGGCTTTGTTTAGGTTCTGTTGCTCCAGTGCAGTAATTTGATGGGCACAGGTAGAGAGGTGGCAATGCTGGAGGCTGACAAGGTGAGTCACTGCACTGGTGTGCACTTAATTTAATGATTCTGCACACACGGGGGGAAAGAGCGAGCTTGCTGGAATGCAGGGAAGTGTCCTCCAACAATAAGTTAATTCCAGAGCAATAATTTGAAGAATCTTTATTGAAACATTCAGGTAAGTATTTAAAGAATGAAGCTCATTCCAACAAAACTACTGATTTAACATTTCcaaatataaaaacattaaaaattaatctttgtgGTGATAACTTTTATCCCCAACAAATTACTCTTATACTTCATTGCACTGAAGAAACCACGGAGGAAGACTAGCCAACTTAATTGCTTTTGCACTTTAGAAAAAATTGCACTGATTTACATAAATTACCCCAAAATTACCCCAGGAAAATTAACCTTGTTCATggcatcccagccctgcaggcttGAGAAGCTGAGAGTCAAATCAGGTGCCAGTACAATTCAAAACCTTCAAAATTTGCAGATTATCAAAGTAAGTCCTACTACCACTAGAGTCATTATGGTGTTAAGGGATAcctggggggggaggggagaatggagggaggaaaaaacccaactggaGCAAACTATAGTACTTGTATCCAGTTCTAGAGGGAGGGGAGGGTTTGTATCACCATCAGGTAACTTGGGGAAAGCAAATGTTGCCAAAGATGGCTTTTCCACAAGAGGCTCTGAAAATTTGCAGTGAAGTGGTTAGGAtgatttgggggaaaatgcTTTTACACATTGGATTTTGATTTATTCAAAGCTTTGCTTGTGCATTAAGTAGTCCCAGACACTCTAAAGTTGTGCTGTGTTGTAAATAACCTAAATAACTTCTTTTGAGTCTGTACAATTCCTACCATAGGTAAGTTACTGTTATTCAAAAAATAAGTGTTGAAACCATCACAAATGTATTGGTTTTTCAAGCTTTACTAcaactgtctttaaaaatacacaacagAAAGAACCCCAGTTACACTGCATGAACATGTTCAGTATTTGGTGTGTAAAGGCCATGCAAAGGAAAGTAACAGTGCCTTGTgctccttcccagggcaggagcaggaagctGGCCAGGCATGCAGAGGCACTATTGCTTTCTAGAAGGCTGAGAACTCCCTAACTCAGTCCCCACCATAGCCAGGGCCATGGCTGGGGGGGTGAAGTGGTACAAGTGCAAGAACAAAGAGAGGATGGTCCAGCGTTCCTTAGTGACTCCCATCCCTAGGGCACCTGTCCCTCCCCAGTGCCCCCACCCCACGGCTCTTGGGCAGGGTGTGGATAAGGTAACAGAAAAGAAGCAATACAGAACTAGGTTGACTGCGGGAGATGTTTTGCAGGAGAGgctaaactgaattttaaataaaggtgAACAACTGGCAGTTGCTTGTTTTTTATAAAGTATagtaacataaaataattttataattattgGGTGCATGGCTGAGTGGTTAGTTAGCAACTGTTGTCATGCGTGGACTCCTGCAGGAACGGTAACTGCCAAGTGTTTTTACAAACGTTCATGAGCACTTAATAAAGTTCACTACAGCTTTGGTGACACCAACATGGAGAGGATTAAAGTAACTGTAACAAGTGTACAATAAGACAAATCTCTGTCCCAGCGGAGGGAATGTGTATTTGTGCAAAATGCCAGTTAATAAGTTCCAGTAGTTATTACTGTACTGTGTGTGGCACTGTTCACATTTTCAATGCATCACTGCCACCTtgcctccctgggcaggggctTCCTCGGCACAGTCTGAAATCCACACTTTGGATTTTATCTTTGACTTGCTTGGTCCTCTACCTTGGTGCAGTCTGGTGGCAATTTGTCACTGTGAATGTCCTCAGTGTCTGTCTTTGCCTGTGCCacctccttctgctcctctgctttttccatCTCCAAAGGTCCTTGCTCTTGGCCAGGGGAGAGAGTTGGGGGTCTCTGATCCATCTTATCCAGTTCATCACAGTGGCTGATGGAACTGGTCTCACTGAACCCATCAGAGCTTCTTAAAGACCTTTTGAAAGCTTTCTGACCTGTGAAGAGTTTGAAGCATAATGTACCCATGGAGGCAGCAAATACAGTGGTGTGCACAAGTTCAGTTTCCAAAGGAAGTACTGGAATTTTTTAACAGCAGAGAAGTAGATTTTGTTTGTGTGCTACTTTGGACCCTGAACATAGCCCCCACTCCCTTGAGTTACTGACAGGTCTGCAAAGTAATAGCACCTG from Corvus cornix cornix isolate S_Up_H32 chromosome 14, ASM73873v5, whole genome shotgun sequence includes the following:
- the NTAN1 gene encoding protein N-terminal asparagine amidohydrolase isoform X1 gives rise to the protein MPLLVNGARVDLARPTGDMIRAHPYLEEKAKLLRSQPAQIVEPKGLLYVQQREFAVTTPKDGSVSILGSDDATTCHIVVLRHTGSGATCLTHCDGSDTEAEVSLIMSSVKSFSNSTGCGRLEVHLVGGFNDDRQLSQKLTNQLLRAFDLQPEDVHLVTFCVTELNDREEQDIHFPIIYGIAVNVKTAEIFPATFPEKGPDEDLRSAHVLTGAPLTNIYDAKTEQLRIGPYFWGPFPHVDFWLEQDDAQILQNLSTSPLAEPPHFVSHIRSTLTFLKEHPFPSRSLFPDRKPRIYKKNEEGLWEQVCSDKI
- the NTAN1 gene encoding protein N-terminal asparagine amidohydrolase isoform X3, yielding MPLLVNGARVDLARPTGDMIRAHPYLEEKAKLLRSQPAQIVEPKGLLYVQQREFAVTTPKDGSVSILGSDDATTCHIVVLRHTGAFDLQPEDVHLVTFCVTELNDREEQDIHFPIIYGIAVNVKTAEIFPATFPEKGPDEDLRSAHVLTGAPLTNIYDAKTEQLRIGPYFWGPFPHVDFWLEQDDAQILQNLSTSPLAEPPHFVSHIRSTLTFLKEHPFPSRSLFPDRKPRIYKKNEEGLWEQVCSDKI
- the NTAN1 gene encoding protein N-terminal asparagine amidohydrolase isoform X2 → MCLHQPSQQEKAKLLRSQPAQIVEPKGLLYVQQREFAVTTPKDGSVSILGSDDATTCHIVVLRHTGSGATCLTHCDGSDTEAEVSLIMSSVKSFSNSTGCGRLEVHLVGGFNDDRQLSQKLTNQLLRAFDLQPEDVHLVTFCVTELNDREEQDIHFPIIYGIAVNVKTAEIFPATFPEKGPDEDLRSAHVLTGAPLTNIYDAKTEQLRIGPYFWGPFPHVDFWLEQDDAQILQNLSTSPLAEPPHFVSHIRSTLTFLKEHPFPSRSLFPDRKPRIYKKNEEGLWEQVCSDKI
- the NTAN1 gene encoding protein N-terminal asparagine amidohydrolase isoform X4, whose protein sequence is MSSVKSFSNSTGCGRLEVHLVGGFNDDRQLSQKLTNQLLRAFDLQPEDVHLVTFCVTELNDREEQDIHFPIIYGIAVNVKTAEIFPATFPEKGPDEDLRSAHVLTGAPLTNIYDAKTEQLRIGPYFWGPFPHVDFWLEQDDAQILQNLSTSPLAEPPHFVSHIRSTLTFLKEHPFPSRSLFPDRKPRIYKKNEEGLWEQVCSDKI